One genomic segment of Methanothermobacter wolfeii includes these proteins:
- a CDS encoding D-glucuronyl C5-epimerase family protein: MKTSNLAAASTGKEFLEILDEQKLTLTFRTYNGMRYAVFPMYFDYSGAAIGWLDSFSQGNMAGHYAQAYNLTGKRECLDISNSLINSFRAPTGLVKSTKYGNFYLHYNFLREHYILNAHLICTLGLQRAYRFTGNPRALLLFRDGVSTFRRMHWKYDSGSWTYYAVSGRYYRPAWPASTAYHRLHVNLSNRVYLATGDRYYRKIALKWNGYLTRRGLSPERI; the protein is encoded by the coding sequence GTGAAAACATCAAACCTTGCAGCTGCAAGCACCGGGAAGGAGTTCCTTGAGATCCTTGATGAGCAGAAACTGACACTGACCTTCAGGACCTATAACGGTATGCGCTACGCCGTCTTCCCCATGTACTTTGACTACAGTGGTGCGGCTATAGGCTGGCTTGACAGCTTTTCACAGGGCAACATGGCAGGTCACTATGCACAGGCCTACAACCTCACAGGAAAAAGGGAGTGCCTTGACATCTCAAATTCACTCATTAACAGCTTCCGCGCCCCTACGGGCCTTGTTAAATCCACGAAGTACGGGAACTTCTACCTTCACTATAACTTCCTCAGGGAACACTATATACTGAACGCCCACCTCATCTGTACACTGGGACTCCAGAGGGCATACAGGTTCACAGGAAATCCAAGGGCTCTGTTGCTCTTCAGGGATGGTGTTTCAACCTTCAGGAGGATGCACTGGAAGTATGACAGTGGCAGCTGGACCTATTATGCGGTTAGCGGGAGGTACTACAGGCCGGCCTGGCCTGCAAGCACAGCATACCACAGGCTGCACGTTAACCTTTCAAACAGGGTCTACCTTGCAACCGGTGACAGATACTACAGGAAAATAGCCCTCAAGTGGAACGGTTACCTCACAAGGAGAGGCCTGAGCCCTGAGAGGATCTGA
- a CDS encoding glycosyltransferase family 2 protein, whose product MFVSIVIPALNEEGVVGRTIRSVPVEKIREMGYDVEILVVDNASEDGTAREALDAGARVVREDKRGYGNAYKRGFREARGDILVMGDADLTYPFEMIPDFLREIENGYDFVIGDRMNGMMEDGAMSALHRYVGNPILSRMLNILFRNNIRDTHCGMRAFRRKALDRMELRAPGMEFAIEMVIEASEKNLKIKQIPIPYRQRRGGETKLHSFKDGWRHIEYMLRRKFLRGSLY is encoded by the coding sequence ATGTTCGTGTCAATAGTAATACCGGCCCTCAATGAGGAGGGCGTCGTTGGGAGGACGATAAGATCCGTCCCAGTGGAGAAGATCAGGGAGATGGGATACGATGTTGAGATACTGGTCGTTGACAATGCCTCAGAGGATGGAACGGCCAGGGAGGCCCTTGATGCAGGAGCACGGGTTGTCAGGGAGGATAAAAGGGGATATGGAAACGCATACAAGAGGGGGTTCAGAGAGGCCAGGGGCGATATTCTGGTGATGGGTGACGCTGACCTCACTTACCCTTTTGAGATGATCCCTGACTTCCTAAGGGAGATAGAGAATGGCTACGACTTTGTAATCGGGGATCGGATGAATGGTATGATGGAGGATGGTGCCATGTCAGCCCTCCACAGGTACGTAGGAAATCCTATCCTCTCAAGGATGCTCAACATACTCTTCAGGAACAATATAAGGGACACCCACTGTGGTATGAGGGCCTTCAGAAGGAAGGCGCTTGACAGGATGGAACTAAGGGCTCCTGGAATGGAATTCGCCATAGAGATGGTAATCGAAGCCTCTGAGAAGAACCTGAAGATCAAGCAGATACCCATACCCTACAGGCAGAGGAGGGGTGGTGAGACCAAGCTCCACTCCTTCAAGGATGGGTGGAGGCACATAGAATATATGCTCAGGAGGAAGTTCCTCAGGGGTTCACTTTACTAG
- a CDS encoding glycosyltransferase — MRTVSIVIPMRNEADILERCLHAMEELDYPRDLLEIVIVNDGSTDNTAELIEKGSWSFNYQYIETDGVGVSRARDMGFRSARGEFIAFTDADCVVEKDWLMKLFEPFDDDVAAVGGPNLTPEDDTPFARCVGLVLSFLSKAGPRYAYEGGEVREVHHNPTCNVMYRKFVLEEVGGFNHDLITTDDEELDYRIRKKGYRILYTPHARVWHYRRQNWKRFMTMAYTYGLGRMQSTKIHPDMARWFHFAPVFLILALALLTVLSIVDTVFLAFLIMLTALYVLGTVLVSLIYTRGFTCSKMTFFMLINLWILLYGAGMIRGVFK, encoded by the coding sequence TTGAGGACGGTATCGATTGTTATACCCATGAGGAATGAGGCAGATATTCTTGAAAGATGCCTCCATGCAATGGAGGAACTGGATTATCCTAGAGACCTCCTTGAGATTGTGATTGTGAATGATGGTTCAACAGATAACACTGCTGAGTTAATAGAGAAGGGATCATGGTCCTTCAACTACCAGTACATTGAAACAGATGGCGTGGGCGTTTCAAGGGCACGTGACATGGGCTTCAGGAGTGCTAGGGGAGAGTTCATAGCATTCACAGACGCTGACTGTGTTGTGGAGAAGGACTGGCTCATGAAACTATTTGAACCCTTTGATGATGATGTTGCTGCAGTTGGAGGACCCAACCTAACACCTGAGGATGATACTCCCTTTGCAAGGTGCGTTGGACTTGTACTCTCATTTCTGAGCAAAGCAGGTCCAAGGTATGCCTATGAGGGGGGAGAGGTAAGGGAGGTCCACCATAACCCCACATGTAATGTGATGTACCGTAAATTTGTCCTCGAGGAGGTCGGTGGCTTCAACCATGATCTTATAACAACCGATGATGAGGAACTGGATTACAGGATAAGAAAAAAGGGTTACAGGATTCTGTACACACCCCATGCGAGAGTCTGGCATTATAGACGCCAGAACTGGAAGCGCTTCATGACAATGGCCTACACATACGGCCTGGGGAGGATGCAGTCAACAAAGATCCACCCTGATATGGCAAGATGGTTCCACTTTGCACCAGTATTCCTAATCCTGGCCCTGGCTCTCCTTACAGTACTATCCATTGTAGATACAGTCTTTCTCGCCTTCTTAATCATGTTAACAGCTCTTTATGTTCTGGGCACAGTTCTTGTATCATTGATTTACACGAGGGGGTTTACCTGCAGTAAGATGACTTTTTTCATGCTTATTAACCTGTGGATACTCTTATATGGAGCTGGAATGATAAGAGGTGTTTTCAAGTGA
- a CDS encoding radical SAM protein, with the protein MKVYLLNPPYMPHFGRGMRWQDTGRGGTLYYPIWLSYAAANLMEDHEIKLVDAPAWDWDRDDVLRDVEKFAPDLLVIDSSFPSLNNDIGVAEFIKDYYECKTVFVGPPGSQFADKILESDAVDIVTRYEYDFTLKELAGVLEHSNELDGVNGISYKDDGRIHHNPERNLSSSEDLDDIPFVSRVYKKFLNIKDYFLGSSLYPEVQIFTGRGCPFQCTFCSWPQTLMGRKYRVRSIENVVDELEWIERNLPEVKEVFFEDDTFTINRERVLEFCREYLERDLRVTWACNARVGLDYDTMKAMKEANCRLLITGFESGNDDILKRIRKGITVEDIRQFAEDARRAGLLVHGDFIIGLPGETHETIRNTKKLIGEIKPDILQVSVASPFPGTEFYAWCIENGYLLTDDPNEYLDENGHQKSIIRYPELTEDEITEEVNDILRNYYLSPGYVVTALRQVLRKNGLAELRRLIYSARMFLKYLGGYS; encoded by the coding sequence GTGAAGGTTTATCTTTTAAATCCACCATACATGCCCCATTTTGGACGTGGCATGAGATGGCAGGACACGGGCCGTGGCGGCACATTATATTATCCTATATGGTTATCATACGCTGCCGCAAACCTTATGGAGGACCATGAAATTAAACTGGTGGATGCACCTGCCTGGGACTGGGACAGGGATGATGTTCTCAGGGATGTTGAAAAGTTCGCCCCGGATCTCCTTGTGATTGATAGTAGCTTTCCAAGTTTAAATAATGATATAGGGGTGGCTGAATTTATAAAGGACTACTATGAATGTAAAACAGTCTTTGTGGGTCCACCAGGGTCTCAATTTGCAGATAAAATACTTGAAAGCGATGCTGTGGATATTGTAACAAGATATGAATATGATTTCACCCTAAAAGAACTTGCAGGGGTACTTGAACATTCAAATGAACTTGACGGTGTTAATGGCATATCCTATAAGGATGATGGGAGAATACACCACAACCCTGAAAGGAATCTGAGTTCATCTGAGGACCTTGATGATATCCCCTTTGTATCCCGGGTCTATAAGAAGTTCCTGAATATAAAGGATTACTTTCTTGGAAGTTCACTATATCCTGAGGTCCAGATTTTCACTGGGAGGGGCTGTCCCTTTCAGTGCACATTCTGTTCATGGCCACAAACCCTTATGGGAAGAAAGTATCGTGTGAGAAGTATCGAGAACGTGGTTGATGAACTTGAATGGATCGAAAGAAACCTCCCAGAGGTGAAGGAGGTCTTCTTTGAGGATGACACCTTCACCATTAACAGGGAGAGGGTCCTTGAGTTTTGCAGGGAGTATCTTGAGAGGGATCTTAGGGTAACATGGGCCTGCAATGCAAGGGTTGGACTGGATTACGATACTATGAAGGCCATGAAGGAGGCTAACTGCAGATTACTTATAACTGGATTTGAGTCGGGTAATGATGATATACTTAAAAGGATAAGGAAGGGCATCACAGTTGAGGATATAAGGCAGTTTGCGGAGGATGCCAGGCGCGCAGGGCTCCTCGTCCATGGAGACTTTATTATAGGGCTTCCTGGAGAAACACATGAGACAATCAGGAACACCAAGAAGTTGATAGGGGAGATTAAACCTGACATCCTCCAGGTATCTGTTGCATCCCCTTTCCCGGGTACAGAGTTCTATGCCTGGTGTATTGAGAATGGCTATCTTCTAACGGATGATCCCAACGAATACCTTGATGAGAACGGACACCAAAAATCAATTATAAGGTATCCTGAGCTTACTGAGGATGAGATAACAGAGGAAGTTAATGATATACTACGTAATTATTATCTCTCACCGGGCTATGTTGTAACAGCCCTCAGACAGGTTCTGAGAAAAAATGGACTTGCGGAGCTGAGGAGATTAATTTATTCAGCAAGGATGTTCCTTAAATATCTCGGAGGGTACTCATGA
- a CDS encoding glycosyltransferase — translation MNILMISPYFYPDGGGAEFYMYKIAEKLSAKHDITVLCTSNERKHPLDDDKIQINTLRSDFKVSTTPIKLTLAKDIVSYIRDNDFDICNINYYLPFFPDMAAIACKICNLPSVITWHNDVYADGLMKVFSTLYNHTFNKITLNIVDKVITPSPYSYNESDFLKGLNDKTVWIPPGVDLEKYDDAPVINIREKWRIPYDHHIILFVGVMNRATTHKGVEILLRAFQKIYNEKKAVLVMVGKGDMIDYYKGCCEKLGIKDNLSEKEIAESISMHLNGGNSLRRSCIENGRKYDWERITSMVESFYISIL, via the coding sequence ATGAACATACTGATGATTTCCCCCTATTTTTATCCGGATGGAGGAGGGGCTGAATTCTATATGTACAAGATTGCCGAGAAACTTTCAGCCAAACATGATATAACGGTTCTATGCACATCCAATGAGAGAAAACACCCTCTCGATGATGATAAAATCCAGATAAACACTTTAAGGTCTGATTTTAAAGTCTCAACGACACCCATAAAGTTAACTCTCGCTAAGGATATCGTATCATACATCAGAGATAATGATTTTGATATATGTAATATTAACTATTATCTTCCATTTTTTCCAGATATGGCTGCCATAGCATGCAAAATCTGCAATCTGCCATCCGTCATTACATGGCACAATGATGTCTACGCTGACGGGTTAATGAAAGTATTTTCTACACTTTATAATCACACATTTAATAAGATCACATTAAATATAGTGGACAAAGTAATAACACCTTCTCCATACTCCTATAATGAATCAGATTTTCTAAAGGGACTAAATGACAAAACTGTTTGGATACCCCCAGGTGTCGATTTAGAGAAATACGATGATGCTCCAGTAATAAATATAAGAGAGAAGTGGAGAATACCCTATGACCATCATATAATACTTTTTGTTGGAGTTATGAACAGAGCAACTACTCATAAAGGAGTTGAAATTCTTTTAAGGGCTTTTCAGAAAATCTATAATGAAAAAAAAGCCGTGCTTGTAATGGTAGGTAAAGGCGACATGATCGACTATTATAAAGGCTGTTGTGAAAAGCTTGGAATAAAGGATAATCTTTCTGAAAAGGAAATTGCAGAAAGTATATCAATGCATCTCAATGGTGGAAATAGCTTAAGAAGATCTTGTATCGAGAACGGCAGGAAATATGACTGGGAAAGGATAACTTCGATGGTTGAGTCATTTTATATAAGTATTTTATGA
- a CDS encoding glycosyltransferase family 4 protein, producing the protein MKVALINNSPNNIATGRYIFSLYRSLNKLNKKNTVFDHFLFDNERKALCKLNGEEKVIVKLRKIPFLENEKFIWSEFLFDCRAARFIPSFYDIYHISSQDLSVLTYYKRFSSKKTVITVHDLFYATHPDNIFRKIISMPLYKGITGADAIITVSNYTKNQLVKNWNISHENIFTTYLGVDRDTFRKTNEYDCLYDKYGLKRNCRYILHIGSDVGRKNVGTLIRSFYKLKNEFNDVDDVVLIKINKLSNRNIVLINKLDLNNDIRVLDHVSEYELPLFYNFADVFVFPSIAEGFGFPPLEAMSCGTPVVASNSTAIPEVVGDGGIMVDPYDVDGFASAIYELLNNKNLRTKMIKRALRQSKKFTWDRCADETFKVYEHLKAA; encoded by the coding sequence ATGAAAGTTGCTTTAATTAATAATTCACCAAATAACATTGCAACAGGCAGATATATTTTTTCGCTTTATAGATCACTAAATAAACTAAATAAAAAAAACACAGTGTTTGATCATTTTCTTTTTGATAATGAACGAAAAGCCTTGTGTAAATTGAATGGCGAGGAAAAAGTCATTGTTAAATTAAGAAAAATACCTTTCTTGGAAAATGAAAAATTTATATGGTCTGAATTTTTGTTTGACTGCAGAGCTGCAAGGTTTATTCCCAGCTTTTATGATATTTATCATATTTCTTCTCAAGATTTATCTGTTCTGACATATTATAAACGTTTTTCATCTAAAAAAACCGTTATAACTGTCCATGACCTTTTTTATGCCACGCATCCTGATAACATTTTCAGGAAGATCATTAGCATGCCTTTATATAAGGGTATTACAGGGGCTGATGCAATTATCACAGTTTCGAATTATACAAAAAACCAATTAGTGAAAAATTGGAACATTTCACATGAAAATATCTTCACAACTTATTTAGGAGTAGATCGAGACACTTTCAGAAAGACCAATGAATATGATTGCTTATATGATAAATATGGATTAAAAAGAAATTGCAGATACATATTGCATATTGGAAGTGATGTGGGAAGGAAAAACGTTGGAACATTAATCAGGTCTTTTTATAAACTGAAAAATGAGTTTAATGATGTTGATGATGTGGTACTTATAAAGATAAACAAACTAAGTAATAGAAACATTGTACTGATAAATAAGCTAGATTTAAATAACGATATTAGGGTACTAGATCACGTTTCTGAATACGAACTCCCACTATTCTATAATTTCGCTGATGTATTCGTCTTTCCATCAATAGCCGAGGGCTTTGGGTTCCCACCCCTTGAAGCAATGTCCTGTGGAACTCCCGTTGTGGCATCTAATAGTACGGCGATCCCTGAAGTTGTTGGTGATGGTGGAATAATGGTTGACCCTTATGATGTTGATGGATTCGCATCTGCAATATACGAGCTTTTAAATAATAAGAATCTAAGGACCAAAATGATAAAAAGGGCTCTAAGACAATCAAAAAAGTTTACGTGGGATCGGTGTGCAGATGAAACCTTTAAAGTATATGAACATCTTAAAGCCGCCTAA
- a CDS encoding glycosyltransferase family 4 protein, which yields MKICIISSLYKPTIIGGAEVVAEKTARELQRRGHEVFVVTTNHHSKTEEVDVDDIKTYRIPLNIYSIYNLSDQSIIKKLLWHLIDLWNPSAYLKLKDILKEEKPDIIHIHNFKGFSGAAFSAAKKLDVPVVFTVHDYSVYCVRANLLKGDGSICTEPRIPCRFYKEVNSFFIDKIPDFVISPSKSLIDKLKSQGFFRDSEIAVIPNPVEKDPEIIEKDYITIDILYVGALSKHKGVDVLIRAFRELGDDNIRLHIVGRGPDENKLKALHGDDERIIFHGFLEGEELSGMYGKANVTVVPSVWYENSPMVVYESFAHSTPVIGSNIGGIPELVSEGCNGFLFEPGDKDELKSTLKRLVEDPSILKEFEKNAHESAKKYTIKEHLEKLERIYRGLL from the coding sequence GTGAAGATATGTATCATTTCAAGCCTTTATAAACCCACTATCATTGGCGGTGCCGAGGTGGTTGCAGAGAAAACCGCAAGGGAACTTCAGAGAAGGGGACATGAGGTTTTTGTGGTTACTACCAACCATCACTCGAAGACAGAGGAGGTTGATGTGGATGACATTAAAACATATCGCATACCCCTTAATATATACAGTATCTACAATCTTTCAGATCAGAGTATTATTAAGAAGCTTTTATGGCATCTGATTGACTTATGGAACCCCTCAGCATACCTTAAATTGAAAGATATTCTTAAGGAGGAAAAACCAGATATTATCCATATACATAATTTCAAGGGTTTTTCAGGGGCGGCATTTTCAGCTGCTAAAAAATTAGATGTTCCTGTTGTTTTCACGGTACATGATTACTCAGTTTACTGTGTGAGGGCGAATTTACTTAAAGGTGATGGGAGCATATGCACTGAACCAAGAATACCTTGTAGGTTCTATAAGGAGGTGAATTCATTTTTCATAGATAAGATACCGGACTTTGTAATATCCCCTTCAAAGTCTTTGATTGATAAATTAAAGTCTCAGGGGTTTTTCAGGGACTCTGAGATTGCTGTGATACCTAATCCTGTTGAAAAAGATCCTGAGATCATAGAGAAGGATTATATCACAATTGATATCCTCTATGTTGGAGCATTATCTAAACATAAAGGTGTAGATGTCCTGATAAGGGCTTTCAGGGAACTTGGGGATGATAACATAAGGCTCCATATCGTGGGGCGAGGTCCTGATGAGAATAAACTGAAGGCACTCCACGGAGACGATGAGAGAATAATTTTTCATGGATTCCTTGAGGGTGAAGAGCTCAGTGGAATGTATGGTAAGGCTAATGTAACTGTTGTTCCTTCAGTATGGTATGAGAATTCGCCGATGGTTGTATATGAAAGCTTTGCCCATTCAACACCCGTAATTGGAAGCAATATTGGGGGGATCCCTGAACTTGTCAGTGAAGGTTGCAACGGCTTTCTGTTTGAGCCGGGAGATAAAGATGAGCTTAAGAGTACACTTAAAAGACTCGTAGAGGATCCTTCTATATTAAAGGAATTCGAAAAAAATGCACATGAAAGTGCAAAAAAGTACACAATAAAGGAACACCTAGAAAAACTTGAAAGGATTTACAGGGGATTACTATGA
- a CDS encoding DUF2206 domain-containing protein, which translates to MRKDVIYFILLLLITDIAVLMNIPLLRQSLPFIFFSLVPGYLLIRVMGLKLELLEKSLLSVGLSLFLLIFTGLLLNMTYPLIPRPISLLPLLASLNILIAILLIGYRFRTDGRLTHDFDLKEGILSPALVSFMFPVITVLGSYLMNTYSINMLLLGVLLSIPLYIIFLTLLKERSHHLTYPFALFNIALSLLIMNGLPSNYVIGRDIHIEYYLFRSVLMNGHWVFSGTINDAYNACLSVTILPAVYRFILNVPAPYIFKFYYGFLGAVMPLAVYFISQRVLKDRNMAFYASLLFIFQFSFIYILGWCRQVIALIFFSLAIMVLTSDLKRSYKKLLFIIFMISTVFSHYTTAYVFAILTFMIPPVVWVLKRFSFGKPKRSYFFGASVAVLFFVVIFAWNAQATGASFNDAVTFFERTISSMGNFFSEDMRNNSELSVVGIGIAQIPNLLSTVIHDLIFLLIGIGALSLIFKGRDDVSQEYTAAVMISLGLLASFIILPFVSKGYGGTRLFTQMLVFLAPLFIIGVESLRDILRRKVPDTPLILVLLLILFSSVTYLNYHFAGIPYSYAYDSGGERRYETFIYDSEVTGAKWLSVHGANKTINTDAFGSSRILKGFYTNPKLNIEYFKNKRTENGYVYLRWTNVNKGLVFLDPPLAAPRFIKGKLKMDNVERIDEYRNILSYKNRIYDNGGVFILGDI; encoded by the coding sequence ATGAGAAAGGATGTTATTTATTTCATTCTTCTACTTCTAATCACAGATATAGCAGTTCTTATGAACATTCCACTCCTAAGACAGTCGTTACCATTCATATTTTTTAGTCTTGTCCCTGGCTATCTTTTAATTAGGGTAATGGGGCTTAAACTTGAATTACTTGAAAAAAGCCTTCTATCCGTTGGTTTAAGTCTATTTCTACTCATTTTCACCGGGCTACTGCTTAACATGACCTATCCATTAATCCCACGACCTATTTCCCTGTTACCACTTCTTGCATCTCTGAATATACTTATAGCAATCCTTTTAATAGGGTACCGCTTCAGGACGGACGGCAGGTTGACCCATGATTTTGATTTAAAGGAGGGGATCCTTTCACCAGCATTAGTCTCCTTCATGTTTCCAGTCATAACAGTCCTCGGGTCATACCTCATGAACACTTATTCCATCAATATGCTTCTACTAGGAGTCCTGCTCTCAATACCTCTTTATATCATATTCTTGACCCTCCTGAAGGAGAGGTCACATCATTTAACATACCCCTTCGCTCTCTTTAATATAGCCTTGTCGCTCCTGATTATGAACGGTCTCCCATCAAATTACGTTATAGGGAGGGACATCCATATTGAGTATTACCTCTTTAGGTCAGTCCTCATGAATGGCCACTGGGTGTTTTCAGGTACAATAAATGATGCATATAACGCCTGTTTAAGTGTAACCATACTACCTGCTGTTTACAGGTTCATCCTGAATGTACCTGCCCCATACATTTTCAAGTTTTACTATGGCTTCCTTGGAGCAGTAATGCCCCTTGCAGTTTACTTCATCAGTCAGAGGGTCCTTAAGGACAGGAACATGGCATTTTATGCTTCTCTGCTCTTCATATTCCAGTTTTCATTCATTTATATCCTTGGATGGTGCAGGCAGGTTATAGCACTCATATTTTTCTCTCTTGCAATAATGGTGTTGACTTCAGACCTTAAGAGGTCATATAAGAAGCTTTTATTCATAATATTCATGATATCAACGGTCTTCTCTCATTACACAACAGCCTATGTGTTTGCAATTTTAACCTTCATGATTCCGCCGGTAGTATGGGTCCTTAAAAGGTTTTCATTTGGAAAACCAAAGAGGAGCTACTTTTTTGGAGCTTCAGTAGCTGTTCTGTTTTTTGTGGTTATATTTGCATGGAATGCCCAGGCAACGGGAGCTTCTTTTAATGATGCTGTCACCTTCTTTGAAAGAACAATCTCAAGCATGGGGAACTTTTTCTCCGAAGACATGAGAAATAACAGTGAGCTCTCAGTAGTGGGTATAGGTATAGCACAGATTCCAAATCTCCTCAGTACGGTTATACATGATTTGATTTTTCTCCTGATAGGTATCGGGGCTTTAAGTTTAATCTTTAAAGGAAGGGATGATGTGAGTCAGGAATACACGGCCGCTGTAATGATTTCCCTGGGACTACTTGCATCGTTTATCATCTTACCATTTGTATCAAAGGGTTATGGTGGCACGAGATTATTCACACAAATGTTAGTTTTCCTTGCGCCTTTATTTATAATTGGTGTTGAAAGTTTAAGGGATATTTTAAGGCGTAAAGTGCCAGATACACCCTTAATTCTGGTTCTCCTATTAATCCTTTTTTCATCTGTCACATACTTGAATTACCACTTTGCTGGTATTCCCTATTCTTATGCATATGATAGTGGAGGTGAGAGACGATATGAAACATTTATTTATGATAGTGAGGTTACTGGTGCAAAATGGCTTTCAGTTCATGGGGCTAATAAAACCATAAACACGGATGCATTTGGTTCTTCAAGGATACTTAAGGGGTTTTACACCAATCCCAAATTGAACATTGAATATTTTAAGAATAAAAGAACTGAAAATGGATATGTTTATCTCCGTTGGACGAATGTTAATAAGGGCCTCGTATTTCTGGATCCACCCCTGGCAGCCCCAAGGTTTATTAAAGGAAAGTTAAAGATGGATAATGTTGAGCGAATAGATGAATACAGAAATATCCTTTCTTATAAAAACAGAATTTATGATAATGGTGGCGTATTTATCTTAGGTGATATTTAA
- a CDS encoding DUF2206 domain-containing protein — protein sequence MALVVSLYSEYIWVFNDAMLEYYLGNLTLKMGYWSISNYAGAYNSCLSITIFPAIYSLLSGLSVNCIFKLMQCGLFLLPIIVFNIFREYGGRRALIAAILFASQQPFLWDMPTHLRTAMAVFFFALAVMVLLNNRIMGWKKALLFLIFSILIIFSHYSTAYLTFFIFLFSSILLFFKEENNSNLTIGFSVLFFTVLFLWFGQVTRVPFIAGVEFFRNTIASLTKFFVMDYRGGTVTTAFGVGVKYVSQFVRIISHYLSLGFIAIGIVDALRKRYSEHLNANLICLSFVGLFILFLSVVLPYVTKGYDVERLFYHILIFTAIFFVFGGGGIYCRKIL from the coding sequence ATGGCTTTGGTGGTGTCTTTATATTCAGAATATATATGGGTATTCAATGATGCAATGCTTGAATACTATCTGGGTAATTTAACACTTAAAATGGGATATTGGTCTATTTCAAATTATGCGGGTGCATATAATTCTTGTTTAAGTATTACAATATTTCCAGCGATCTATTCATTATTGAGCGGATTATCTGTGAATTGTATCTTTAAATTAATGCAATGTGGTCTCTTTTTACTTCCTATTATAGTTTTCAATATTTTTAGGGAATATGGTGGTAGAAGAGCCTTAATAGCTGCAATTTTATTTGCATCTCAGCAGCCATTTCTGTGGGATATGCCGACACATTTAAGAACTGCGATGGCAGTCTTCTTCTTTGCGCTGGCGGTGATGGTCTTGTTAAATAATAGGATCATGGGGTGGAAGAAGGCTCTTCTATTTTTAATATTCTCAATTCTGATAATATTCTCACATTACTCAACGGCTTATCTAACTTTTTTCATATTTTTGTTCTCTTCAATATTATTGTTCTTCAAGGAGGAGAATAATTCAAATCTTACGATAGGTTTCAGTGTTCTGTTTTTCACGGTTTTATTTCTATGGTTCGGCCAGGTTACTAGGGTCCCGTTCATTGCAGGAGTTGAGTTCTTTAGGAATACTATTGCTAGTCTTACAAAATTTTTTGTAATGGATTATAGAGGTGGAACTGTTACTACAGCATTTGGTGTTGGGGTTAAGTATGTTTCACAGTTTGTGAGAATTATTAGTCACTATTTGTCTCTTGGTTTCATTGCCATAGGTATTGTGGATGCACTTCGGAAAAGATATTCAGAGCATTTAAATGCTAATCTTATTTGTTTATCCTTTGTCGGTCTATTTATCCTTTTTTTATCTGTTGTACTTCCCTATGTCACGAAGGGTTATGATGTGGAAAGGTTATTTTACCATATTCTCATATTCACTGCGATTTTCTTTGTTTTTGGGGGGGGGGGAATTTATTGCAGAAAAATTCTTTAG